One Indicator indicator isolate 239-I01 chromosome Z, UM_Iind_1.1, whole genome shotgun sequence genomic window carries:
- the LOC128979790 gene encoding probable dimethyladenosine transferase isoform X2 encodes MLEKVKKVIACEIDPRLVGELQKRVQGTCLANKLEIKVGDILKTDLPFFDACVANLPYQISSPFVFKLLLHRPFFRCAILMFQREFAWRLVAKPGTKLYCRLSINTQLLARVDHLMKVGKNNFRPPPKVESSVVRIEPKNPPPPINFQEWDGLVRIAFVRKNKTLSAAFKSSAVAQLLDHNYRIHCSLHNTEIPENFKIAEKIQTVLKNTGYSEKRARSMDIDDFIRLLHGFNSEGIHFS; translated from the exons ATGTtagagaaagtaaaaaaa GTTATTGCTTGTGAAATTGACCCTAGACTTGTTGGTGAACTTCAGAAGAGAGTTCAGGGCAC GTGTCTGGCAAACAAGCTTGAAATCAAAGTTGGCGATATCTTGAAAACAGATTTACCATTCTTTGATGCATGTGTGGCTAACTTGCCTTACCAG ATTTCTTCACCTTTTGTTTTCAAGTTGTTGCTTCATAGACCTTTCTTCAG GTGTGCAATACTTATGTTTCAAAGGGAATTTGCATGGCGTTTGGTTGCAAAACCAGGAACAAAACTCTACTGCAGACTTTCTATTAATACCCAGTTACTAGCTCGAGTGGACCATCTGATGAAG GTTGGAAAGAACAACTTCAGGCCTCCTCCCAAGGTTGAATCCAGTGTTGTCAGAATAGAGCCAAAGAACCCACCACCTCCTATCAACTTCCAG GAGTGGGATGGCCTGGTAAGGATAGCCTTTGTTAGGAAAAACAAGACACTTTCCGCAGCATTTAA GTCAAGCGCTGTAGCGCAGTTGCTGGATCATAATTACCGAATTCATTGTTCCTTACATAATACA GAAATACCAGAAAACTTCAAAATTGCAGAGAAGATACAAACAGTACTAAAAAATACAGGTTACTCTGAAAAACGAGCCCGCTCAATGGATATAGATGATTTCATtag actgCTGCACGGCTTCAATTCAGAAGGCATCCATTTCTCCTAG
- the LOC128979333 gene encoding kinesin-like protein KIF2A: MHNKICYYSGNLFTARDVFLMLKKANYTKLELQVYATFFEIYSGKVFDLLNRKTKLRVLEDGKQQVQVVGLQEQEVKCVEDVLKVIEIGNRCRTSGQTSANAHSSRSHAVFQIILRRKGKLHGKFSLIDLAGNERGADTSSADRQTRLEGAEINKSLLALKECIRALGRNKPHTPFRASKLTQVLRDSFIGENSRTCMIATISPGMASCENTLNTLRYANRVKEFGIRPSDIPFSQGSGSRSDLSPSYEYDDFSPSITRVKELTVVPSAVGDICPIRHPAPSQTDDLETQWGVGSSPQRDDLKLLCEQNEEEVSPQLLNFHEAVSQMVEMEEQVVEDHRAVFQESIRWLEDEKSLLKMTEEADYDVDSYATQLEAILDQKIDILIELRDKVKSFRTALQEEEQASKQINPKRSRAL, encoded by the exons atgcataacAAGATTTGTTATTATTCTGGAAATCTATTCACAGCTCGAGATGTCTTTTTAATGCTAAAGAAAGCAAACTATACGAAGCTAGAACTTCAAGTGTATGCAACATTTTTTGAGATCTACAGTGGTAAG GTTTTTGATTTGTTGAACAGGAAGACAAAACTAAGAGTGTTAGAAGATGGTAAACAGCAAGTCCAGGTGGTGGGATTACAGGAACAGGAAGTCAAATGTGTTGAAGATGTTCTTAAGGTTATCGAAATAGGCAACCGCTGCAG GACGTCTGGCCAGACATCTGCAAATGCACACTCATCTCGAAGCCATGCAGTGTTTCAGATTATTctcagaaggaaagggaaattgCATGGTAAATTTTCTCTGATTGATTTGGCTGGTAATGAAAGAGGAGCAGATACTTCCAGTGCAGACAGGCAGACTCGACTGGAAGGCGCAGAAATTAACAAGAGCCTTTTAGCACTCAAG GAGTGCATTAGAGCCTTAGGCCGAAATAAGCCTCATACACCCTTCCGAGCAAGTAAACTTACTCAGGTGCTACGAGATTCATTCATAGGAGAAAACTCCCGTACCTGCATG attgCTAcaatttctccagggatggcatcGTGTGAAAACACTCTAAATACATTGAGATACGCAAACAG agtaAAGGAATTTGGAATTCGTCCTTCGGACATTCCCTTCTCACAGGGTAGTGGCAGTCGCTCTGATCTCTCTCCTTCCTATGAGTATGACGACTTTTCTCCTTCAATCACCAG GGTGAAGGAGCTGACGGTTGTTCCTAGTGCTGTAGGAGATATCTGTCCCATTAGACACCCTGCTCCCAGTCAGACTGATGACCTGGAGACACAGTGGGGTGTGGGGAGCTCTCCTCAGAGAGATGATCTCAAACTGCTTTGTGAACAAAAT GAAGAGGAAGTTTCTCCACAGCTGCTTAATTTCCATGAAGCTGTGTCACAAATGGTAGAAATGGAAGAGCAAGTAGTAGAAGATCACAGAGCTGTCTTCCAG GAATCTATTAGATGGCTGGAAGATGAAAAATCTCTTCTCAAGATGACAGAAGAAGCGGACTATGATGTGGACTCCTATGCTACCCAACTTGAAGCAATTCTGGATCAAAAAATTGATATTCTGATCGAACTTAGAG ATAAAGTGAAATCTTTCCGGACAGCGCTACAAGAGGAGGAACAGGCCAGTAAACAGATCAACCCAAAAAGATCACGTGCCCTTTGA
- the LOC128979790 gene encoding probable dimethyladenosine transferase isoform X1: MPKVRAGKRPRKESREVRATGILFNKGAGQHILKNPLVVNSIIEKAALRRTDVILEVGPGTGNLTVKMLEKVKKVIACEIDPRLVGELQKRVQGTCLANKLEIKVGDILKTDLPFFDACVANLPYQISSPFVFKLLLHRPFFRCAILMFQREFAWRLVAKPGTKLYCRLSINTQLLARVDHLMKVGKNNFRPPPKVESSVVRIEPKNPPPPINFQEWDGLVRIAFVRKNKTLSAAFKSSAVAQLLDHNYRIHCSLHNTEIPENFKIAEKIQTVLKNTGYSEKRARSMDIDDFIRLLHGFNSEGIHFS; the protein is encoded by the exons ATGCCCAAGGTGCGGGCCGGGAAACGGCCGCGGAAGGAAAGCCGGGAGGTCCGTGCTACCG GCATCCTCTTCAACAAAGGAGCCGGCCAGCACATCTTGAAGAATCCCCTCGTCGTCAACAGCATCATCGAGAAG GCTGCCCTGCGACGTACAGATGTCATTCTGGAAGTAGGCCCGGGAACTGGTAACCTGACAGTAAAGATGTtagagaaagtaaaaaaa GTTATTGCTTGTGAAATTGACCCTAGACTTGTTGGTGAACTTCAGAAGAGAGTTCAGGGCAC GTGTCTGGCAAACAAGCTTGAAATCAAAGTTGGCGATATCTTGAAAACAGATTTACCATTCTTTGATGCATGTGTGGCTAACTTGCCTTACCAG ATTTCTTCACCTTTTGTTTTCAAGTTGTTGCTTCATAGACCTTTCTTCAG GTGTGCAATACTTATGTTTCAAAGGGAATTTGCATGGCGTTTGGTTGCAAAACCAGGAACAAAACTCTACTGCAGACTTTCTATTAATACCCAGTTACTAGCTCGAGTGGACCATCTGATGAAG GTTGGAAAGAACAACTTCAGGCCTCCTCCCAAGGTTGAATCCAGTGTTGTCAGAATAGAGCCAAAGAACCCACCACCTCCTATCAACTTCCAG GAGTGGGATGGCCTGGTAAGGATAGCCTTTGTTAGGAAAAACAAGACACTTTCCGCAGCATTTAA GTCAAGCGCTGTAGCGCAGTTGCTGGATCATAATTACCGAATTCATTGTTCCTTACATAATACA GAAATACCAGAAAACTTCAAAATTGCAGAGAAGATACAAACAGTACTAAAAAATACAGGTTACTCTGAAAAACGAGCCCGCTCAATGGATATAGATGATTTCATtag actgCTGCACGGCTTCAATTCAGAAGGCATCCATTTCTCCTAG